ACCTGCTCGTCAAAAAACTGGTGCAAGCTATCCGTAAGCACGACAAGACGCATCCCATTATCATTGAGCCGACGCGCTGGGGCGGCGCTGATGGATTTGAAACGCTCGAACCAGTGGACGACCCGCTGGTGATTTATAGTTTCCATTTTTATGTTCCCCATAAGTTCACCCATCAGCGTGTGGGCGACAACCAGGGAACCTACATCTATCCGGGCGAAGTCGAGGGAAAACCATGGGACAAGCAGGCGCTCTTAGACGCCATGCAGCCCGCGATTGAATTTCAACAGAAAACCGGAGCGCCCATGTACGTCGGCGAGTTTAGCGCTATTCGTTGGGCGCCGGATGGCAGCGCACTGCGGTATTTAAAAGAGGTTGTGGGTATTTTTGAGCAGAACGGTTGGCACTGGTCGTATCACGCCTACCGCGAATGGCAGGGGTGGAGCCTCGAACACCAAGGCCCGATTGATAAGCCCGAAACAGTCAAATCAACCCCGCGCCTGGAATTCATGAAAAAAATCTGGGCGAAGAACGAAATGGACGGCAAAGAGTAAAACCAGCAATTGATATTTATAATTCTGTTAGAATGAATCTCTTGTAAAGATTTTGTATTTTTGCTAATGTAAACGATATGGGGCTTAGGCATACTATGGATTAAGTCTCAATTGTCGATTATTCAAAATGTGATTTAATATAAGGGAGATTGCTATGGATATGGAGATGACAGGAGAGGCAATGTCTAAATCAGGCTTTCACCTCGTTTATGATATAGATGAAAGTGAAATTGATGCTAAACAATTATCATCAGCTTTGCTTTCAATGAGCGAATTACTTGAAGAAGCGGATAAAGTTATAAATGGTGGAAAAACTAAAACGCGAGTAAATGTAAAAGGCAGTTTTAAGACGGGTAGTTTTCAGGTTGATTTTAGCTCTTTTCAGTCAATCACAAAAGTGTTGCAAGACACGCTATTAAGTGATGGTTCGCAATCTCTTTTAGCGGCAAGTGGCTTGATTGGGATTCTTTTTACAGGCAAGAAAAGTTTGTGGAGATTACTTAAATGGTTGCAAGGTTCTA
This portion of the Candidatus Hinthialibacter antarcticus genome encodes:
- a CDS encoding cellulase family glycosylhydrolase, with product MKKLALLVVLAFFSVAAFAETFAWELPLRGVTGNLSLNDDDLRHLAQDWNVNSVRLMLMSGDVRHPEPPYYILDHKLEEIDHFLESCEKYGIRCILDVHETPGRVEWRGEKDRRLWTSFEFHQYLIETWEVLAKRYADKGPVIAGYDLFNEPNMYEEQAGAPSDWNLLVKKLVQAIRKHDKTHPIIIEPTRWGGADGFETLEPVDDPLVIYSFHFYVPHKFTHQRVGDNQGTYIYPGEVEGKPWDKQALLDAMQPAIEFQQKTGAPMYVGEFSAIRWAPDGSALRYLKEVVGIFEQNGWHWSYHAYREWQGWSLEHQGPIDKPETVKSTPRLEFMKKIWAKNEMDGKE